Proteins from one Deinococcus budaensis genomic window:
- a CDS encoding malate dehydrogenase, which produces MTMTKQPVRVAVTGAAGQIGYSLLFRIASGDMLGKDQPVILQLLEITPALKALQGVVMELRDCAFPLLADIVTSDDPMVAFKDADYALLVGAMPRKAGMERGDLLSANGGIFKPQGEALNAVASRDVKVLVVGNPANTNALIAQQNAPDLDPKQFTAMVRLDHNRAISQLAEQTGQPVSAIKNITIWGNHSSTQYPDLSQATVNGQPALDLVEREWYEGTYIPTVAKRGAAIIEARGASSAASAASAAIDHMRDWALGTPEGEWVSMGIPSDGSYGVPEGLIYGFPVRCSGGQYEMVQGLDVSEFSRGKMDATAQELIEERDEVRKLGLVK; this is translated from the coding sequence ATGACCATGACCAAGCAACCCGTCCGCGTGGCCGTTACCGGCGCCGCCGGGCAGATCGGCTACAGCCTGCTGTTCCGCATCGCGTCCGGCGACATGCTGGGCAAGGATCAGCCCGTCATCCTGCAACTGCTGGAAATCACGCCTGCGCTGAAGGCGCTTCAGGGCGTCGTGATGGAGCTGCGCGACTGCGCGTTCCCGCTGCTGGCGGACATCGTGACCTCCGACGACCCGATGGTCGCCTTCAAGGACGCCGACTACGCCCTGCTCGTGGGCGCGATGCCCCGCAAGGCCGGAATGGAGCGCGGTGACCTGCTGAGCGCCAACGGCGGCATCTTCAAGCCGCAGGGCGAGGCGCTGAACGCCGTTGCCAGCCGCGACGTGAAGGTGCTCGTGGTGGGCAACCCCGCCAACACCAACGCCCTGATCGCGCAGCAGAACGCGCCCGACCTCGACCCGAAGCAGTTCACCGCGATGGTGCGTCTGGACCACAACCGCGCGATCTCGCAACTCGCCGAGCAGACCGGGCAGCCCGTGAGCGCGATCAAGAACATCACCATCTGGGGCAACCACTCCTCAACCCAGTACCCCGACCTCTCGCAGGCGACCGTGAACGGCCAGCCCGCCCTCGACCTCGTGGAGCGCGAGTGGTACGAGGGCACCTACATCCCCACCGTCGCCAAGCGCGGCGCGGCGATCATCGAGGCGCGGGGGGCCAGCAGCGCGGCCTCGGCTGCCAGTGCCGCCATCGACCACATGCGCGACTGGGCGCTGGGCACCCCCGAAGGCGAGTGGGTCAGCATGGGCATTCCCAGTGACGGCTCCTACGGCGTGCCCGAGGGCCTGATCTACGGCTTCCCCGTGCGGTGCAGCGGCGGCCAGTACGAGATGGTGCAGGGCCTCGACGTGTCCGAGTTCAGCCGGGGCAAGATGGACGCCACCGCGCAGGAACTCATCGAGGAGCGCGACGAGGTTCGCAAGCTCGGCCTGGTGAAGTAA
- a CDS encoding aminoglycoside phosphotransferase family protein: MITVPEAFATRTVARSGEAGRRWIGSLPNLIAEVCAAWGLEVEGPAMHGEWGLVFAVRGAGTPAVLKVTWPSEDGTLERVVTALTLWDGQGAVRLLRADMGRQVLLLERLDSAADLGRVGVEEALHVAGGLLSRLAVPAPVDFPSLAAVARQVGATLPERWERQGRPLPRRVMERAADLAFALAPSAGNLLVNWDIHDGNVLRAGREPWLVIDPQVLVGDSEYGVAQLLWWRLEEIEARGGVEWALDRIVSSAGLDAGLARAWTYVRTVDYWLWGLEAGLTIDPPRCARVIRVLGRMG, translated from the coding sequence ATGATCACCGTGCCCGAAGCGTTTGCCACGAGGACTGTCGCCCGGTCGGGTGAGGCGGGTCGCCGCTGGATCGGGTCGTTGCCCAATCTGATCGCTGAAGTCTGCGCCGCCTGGGGCCTGGAGGTGGAGGGTCCGGCCATGCATGGGGAATGGGGCTTGGTCTTCGCCGTGCGCGGCGCGGGCACGCCCGCCGTGCTCAAGGTCACCTGGCCGAGCGAGGACGGCACTCTGGAGCGGGTGGTCACGGCTCTGACGCTGTGGGACGGGCAGGGCGCTGTTCGGCTGCTGCGGGCGGACATGGGGCGGCAGGTGCTTCTCCTCGAACGCCTCGACAGTGCGGCGGACCTGGGCCGGGTCGGGGTGGAGGAGGCCCTGCATGTCGCCGGGGGGCTGCTGAGTCGGCTCGCTGTTCCGGCCCCGGTGGATTTTCCCTCGCTGGCGGCGGTGGCTCGGCAGGTGGGGGCCACGTTGCCGGAGCGTTGGGAGCGGCAGGGCCGCCCGCTGCCCCGACGGGTCATGGAGCGGGCGGCTGACCTGGCCTTCGCCCTTGCCCCCTCGGCCGGAAACCTGCTCGTCAACTGGGACATTCACGACGGGAACGTCCTGCGTGCTGGACGCGAGCCTTGGCTGGTCATCGACCCTCAGGTGCTCGTCGGGGACTCGGAATACGGCGTGGCCCAACTGCTGTGGTGGCGGCTGGAGGAGATTGAGGCGCGCGGCGGGGTGGAGTGGGCGCTTGACCGGATCGTCAGTTCGGCGGGGCTGGACGCTGGGCTGGCCCGCGCCTGGACCTATGTCCGCACCGTCGATTACTGGCTCTGGGGGCTGGAGGCGGGGTTGACCATCGATCCGCCCCGTTGCGCACGGGTGATCAGGGTGCTGGGGCGGATGGGGTGA
- a CDS encoding enoyl-CoA hydratase/isomerase family protein yields the protein MPAHSLTAQQLTAPGAYPGLHLTLHEGGILEVVLRNDKTLNSVDADAHRALTYVWRDIDAASGVRCVLVRGEGRGFSSGGDFALIEEMSQDFTALARVWKEARDLVYNLVNCGKPVVSAIHGPCVGAGLAVALLADVSVAAKSARILDGHVRLGVAAGDHAAMVWPLLCGLNKAKYHLMTGEPVSGEEAERIGLVSLCVPDEELLDRAWAVARKLASGSPTAVRWTKYALNNWLRAMGPTFDTSLALEFLGFTGPDVREGLSSLREKREPRFEEDAPI from the coding sequence ATGCCAGCCCACTCCCTGACCGCGCAGCAGCTCACCGCGCCGGGCGCCTACCCCGGCCTGCACCTCACCCTGCACGAAGGCGGCATTCTCGAAGTCGTCCTGCGCAACGACAAGACCCTGAACTCCGTGGACGCCGACGCTCACCGCGCCCTGACGTATGTCTGGCGCGACATCGACGCCGCCTCAGGCGTCCGCTGCGTACTGGTGCGCGGTGAGGGCCGGGGCTTTTCCTCGGGCGGCGACTTCGCGCTGATCGAGGAGATGAGCCAGGACTTCACGGCGCTGGCCCGCGTGTGGAAAGAAGCCCGTGACCTCGTGTACAACCTCGTCAACTGCGGGAAACCCGTCGTGAGCGCCATCCACGGCCCCTGCGTGGGCGCGGGGCTGGCGGTCGCCCTGCTCGCGGACGTGAGCGTCGCGGCGAAGTCGGCCCGGATTCTGGACGGGCATGTGCGGCTGGGCGTGGCGGCAGGCGACCACGCCGCGATGGTCTGGCCCCTGCTGTGCGGGCTGAACAAGGCCAAGTACCACCTGATGACGGGCGAACCCGTCAGCGGCGAGGAAGCCGAGCGCATCGGCCTGGTCAGCCTGTGCGTGCCCGACGAGGAACTGCTCGACCGCGCGTGGGCTGTGGCCCGCAAGCTCGCCTCGGGTAGTCCGACCGCCGTCCGCTGGACCAAATACGCCCTCAACAACTGGCTGCGGGCGATGGGACCGACCTTCGACACCAGCCTCGCCCTCGAGTTCCTGGGCTTCACCGGCCCCGACGTGCGCGAGGGCCTGAGCAGCCTGCGCGAGAAGCGCGAGCCGAGGTTTGAGGAAGACGCGCCGATCTGA
- a CDS encoding DinB family protein, which produces MTQQPDRRFPIGPIQDLPGRDRAALEEVASRLEGAAREWRALLTGLDAAGLSRTYRPGGWTVAQLAHHAADAHLHGLHRLKYGLTVEGYVIQPFAQEAWLALADAALPVEAALGLLDAANLRWAALLRGTDPAQFARRVTHPQEGEQDLWRLTAKHDWHLRHHLAHARLALE; this is translated from the coding sequence ATGACCCAGCAGCCAGACCGCCGCTTTCCCATCGGCCCCATTCAGGACCTGCCCGGCCGGGACCGGGCCGCGCTGGAGGAGGTCGCCTCGCGGCTGGAGGGTGCGGCGCGCGAGTGGCGCGCCCTGCTGACCGGGCTGGACGCGGCGGGGCTGAGCCGCACCTACCGGCCCGGCGGCTGGACAGTCGCGCAGCTCGCCCACCACGCGGCCGACGCGCACCTGCACGGCCTGCACCGCCTGAAATACGGCCTGACGGTGGAGGGGTACGTGATTCAGCCCTTCGCGCAGGAGGCGTGGCTGGCCCTGGCCGACGCGGCCTTGCCGGTGGAGGCGGCGCTGGGCCTGCTGGACGCCGCGAACCTGCGCTGGGCGGCCCTGCTGCGCGGCACCGACCCCGCGCAGTTCGCCCGGCGGGTCACCCACCCGCAGGAGGGCGAGCAGGACCTGTGGCGCCTGACCGCCAAGCACGACTGGCACCTGCGCCATCACCTCGCGCACGCGCGGCTGGCGCTGGAGTAG
- a CDS encoding histidine phosphatase family protein: MSAALRLTLIRHGATDWNGAGRWQGWTDTPLGEVGEEQARRLGQRLAGGNPGTVYASDLRRAAETARLALPAADLTLDARLRELHFGRYEGATTVDVLHDPDYAAWQRDPWRLPAPGGGESLAAVAARLRAWAEELPGGTVTAFTHGAALRALLCGLFGWPATPQRGYVLPFPYRHAHTGLTRLERGAAGWTLLTYNDHAHLED, from the coding sequence CTGAGCGCCGCGCTGCGCCTGACCCTGATTCGCCACGGGGCGACCGACTGGAACGGCGCGGGCCGCTGGCAGGGCTGGACCGATACGCCGCTGGGCGAGGTGGGGGAGGAGCAGGCGCGGCGGCTGGGACAGCGGCTGGCGGGGGGCAACCCCGGCACCGTCTATGCCAGCGACCTGCGGCGGGCCGCCGAGACGGCGCGGCTGGCCCTGCCCGCTGCGGACCTCACCCTGGACGCCCGGCTGCGCGAGCTGCACTTCGGGCGTTACGAGGGGGCCACCACGGTGGACGTGCTCCACGACCCCGACTACGCCGCGTGGCAGCGAGACCCCTGGCGCCTGCCCGCGCCCGGCGGCGGCGAGAGCCTGGCGGCGGTGGCCGCCCGCCTGCGCGCCTGGGCGGAGGAGTTGCCCGGCGGAACCGTCACCGCCTTTACCCACGGGGCCGCCCTGCGCGCCCTGCTGTGCGGGCTGTTCGGCTGGCCCGCCACCCCGCAGCGGGGCTACGTGCTGCCCTTTCCCTACCGCCACGCGCACACCGGCCTCACCCGCCTGGAACGCGGCGCGGCAGGTTGGACGCTGCTGACCTACAACGACCACGCGCACCTGGAGGACTAG
- a CDS encoding acyl-CoA thioesterase: MTDLPALPTTPAPRSRARMLELVFPKDTNYLGTAFGGFVLSLMDKAASVAAVRHAGTGGAVVTARMDGVDFHTPIRVGDAVALDARVVRVGRSSMTIRVDVYRENMASGEQQLATTGVFVFVALDEEGRPRPVPPLAEGLDTASQHPDPEARP; encoded by the coding sequence ATGACCGACCTGCCCGCCCTGCCCACCACCCCCGCTCCCCGCAGCCGTGCCCGGATGCTCGAACTGGTCTTTCCCAAGGACACCAATTACCTGGGGACGGCCTTCGGGGGCTTCGTGCTCTCGCTGATGGACAAGGCGGCCAGCGTCGCGGCGGTGCGGCACGCAGGCACGGGGGGCGCGGTGGTCACGGCCCGCATGGACGGCGTGGACTTCCACACCCCGATCCGGGTGGGGGACGCGGTCGCGCTCGACGCGCGGGTGGTGCGGGTGGGCCGCTCCTCCATGACCATCCGGGTGGACGTGTACCGCGAGAACATGGCCTCCGGCGAGCAGCAACTCGCCACCACGGGCGTGTTCGTGTTCGTGGCGCTCGACGAGGAGGGGAGGCCGCGCCCGGTCCCCCCGCTCGCGGAAGGGCTGGACACCGCCAGTCAGCACCCCGACCCCGAGGCCCGGCCCTGA
- a CDS encoding ABC transporter substrate-binding protein, producing MTKRSLIPLFLALGAGSALADKVVSIGFSGPLSGGAALYGKDTQSGVEMAINELNRAGGITVGGEKVTFRLVSLDDRYLPNETATNVRRLTSQGIDVVFVPHAGGILAVQPLAVRDPNFLLVAYSSEPKILDAKSPMTFMLPPRYDNYLQPFVSTQMKAFGKKLGMVGTTSAYGKQWADAVTEEWKKQGGTVGRDNGVDYSTTVDYSSAVTKALAEKPDVLFIGGPSQPTALVVKAAREQGFKGGFIVMDQAKFEQMDTVVPRAYLDGSVGVLPTKEFPGTQLFVSQYQRAYKKIPTSEAGLNYMGMNVIAKAMELAGTTDNPQAIRAQLNAAAKALPLSKTVYKLAGVTAGGHVDAEFLIASVKNGKYTRLRVSKVFK from the coding sequence ATGACCAAGCGTTCCCTGATTCCTCTTTTCCTCGCGCTCGGCGCGGGGTCCGCGCTGGCCGACAAGGTCGTGAGCATCGGCTTCAGCGGTCCGCTGTCGGGCGGCGCCGCGCTGTACGGCAAAGACACCCAGAGCGGCGTCGAGATGGCGATCAACGAACTCAACCGCGCGGGCGGGATCACCGTGGGAGGCGAGAAAGTCACCTTCCGGCTGGTGTCGCTCGACGACCGCTACCTGCCCAACGAGACGGCCACCAACGTGCGGCGCCTGACCTCGCAGGGCATCGACGTGGTGTTCGTGCCGCACGCGGGCGGCATCTTGGCGGTGCAGCCGCTGGCGGTGCGCGACCCCAACTTCCTGCTGGTGGCGTACTCCAGCGAGCCGAAGATCCTGGACGCCAAAAGCCCCATGACCTTTATGCTCCCGCCGCGCTACGACAACTACCTGCAACCCTTCGTCTCGACCCAGATGAAGGCCTTCGGCAAGAAACTCGGGATGGTGGGCACCACCAGCGCCTACGGCAAGCAGTGGGCCGACGCCGTGACCGAGGAGTGGAAAAAGCAGGGCGGCACCGTCGGGCGCGACAACGGGGTGGACTATTCCACCACCGTGGACTACTCCAGCGCCGTGACCAAGGCGCTGGCGGAAAAACCCGACGTGCTGTTTATCGGCGGCCCCTCGCAGCCCACCGCGCTGGTCGTCAAGGCGGCGCGCGAACAGGGGTTCAAGGGCGGCTTCATCGTGATGGACCAGGCCAAGTTCGAGCAGATGGACACGGTCGTGCCGCGCGCCTACCTCGACGGCTCGGTGGGCGTGCTGCCGACCAAGGAGTTCCCCGGCACCCAGCTCTTTGTCTCGCAGTACCAGCGCGCCTACAAGAAGATTCCCACCAGCGAGGCGGGCCTGAACTACATGGGCATGAACGTGATCGCCAAGGCGATGGAACTCGCCGGGACGACCGACAACCCGCAGGCGATCCGCGCGCAGCTCAACGCCGCCGCCAAGGCGCTGCCGCTCAGCAAGACCGTCTACAAGCTCGCGGGCGTCACCGCCGGGGGCCACGTGGACGCCGAGTTCCTGATCGCCAGCGTCAAGAACGGCAAGTACACCCGCCTGCGCGTGAGCAAGGTCTTCAAGTAA
- a CDS encoding branched-chain amino acid ABC transporter permease produces MTLFLQQLFNALALGGVYALVALGLTLVYGVMRVPNFAHGGLYMLGAYFTYAVLNGLGVPYVAALLIAAVAVAGLAAGLERAVFYPLRNAPHVHSMIAAIGVLFFLEAAVQLIWGPDFKQIAEPVTGILNLGGVVITWQRLIVIAASVLVMLGLNYFLKRTLTGATIEAMSQNREGARLVGINVNRVGMLTFAISGGLAAAAAALIAPIVSVAPSMGEVMNLKVFAIIILGGMGSVPGAIVGAFLLALAEVFGGFYINLDFADVIGFAALVVVLAIRPQGLFRRGT; encoded by the coding sequence TTGACCCTCTTTTTGCAACAACTGTTCAACGCGCTGGCCCTGGGCGGCGTGTACGCGCTGGTGGCGCTGGGGCTGACCCTGGTCTACGGCGTGATGCGGGTGCCCAACTTCGCGCACGGCGGCCTGTACATGCTGGGCGCGTACTTCACCTACGCCGTGCTGAACGGCCTGGGCGTGCCCTACGTCGCCGCGCTCCTGATCGCGGCGGTGGCGGTGGCGGGGCTGGCCGCCGGGCTGGAGCGGGCGGTGTTCTACCCGCTCCGGAACGCGCCGCACGTCCACTCCATGATCGCCGCCATCGGGGTGCTGTTCTTTCTGGAAGCGGCGGTGCAGTTGATCTGGGGACCCGACTTCAAGCAGATCGCCGAGCCGGTGACCGGCATTCTGAACCTGGGCGGCGTGGTCATCACCTGGCAGCGCTTGATCGTGATCGCCGCCTCCGTGCTGGTGATGCTGGGGCTGAACTACTTCCTGAAGCGCACCCTGACGGGCGCCACCATCGAGGCGATGTCTCAAAACCGCGAGGGCGCGCGGCTGGTCGGCATCAACGTGAACCGGGTCGGCATGCTGACCTTCGCCATCTCGGGAGGGCTGGCCGCCGCCGCCGCCGCATTGATCGCGCCCATCGTCTCGGTCGCCCCCTCGATGGGCGAGGTGATGAACCTCAAGGTCTTCGCCATCATCATCCTGGGCGGCATGGGCAGCGTGCCGGGAGCCATCGTGGGCGCCTTTTTGCTCGCGCTGGCGGAGGTGTTCGGGGGCTTTTACATCAACCTGGATTTCGCGGACGTGATCGGGTTCGCGGCGCTGGTGGTCGTGCTGGCGATCCGGCCCCAGGGGCTGTTCAGGAGGGGGACGTGA
- a CDS encoding branched-chain amino acid ABC transporter permease produces the protein MSAATRRKFNPGLLGWLAVFALAAGLPLLQPGGYVLDVAINTMIWAMLAYGLNIMLGYTGLLSLAHAGFFGIGAYTVGILTLKAGWSFWLAWPAGVLLAALGGLLLGLVAFRTRGDAFSIFTLGVGVIIALVINKWDDLTGGNDGLNGVPPASSLLGIDFSKSANFYYVALAALALTILVVARTRQSVFGRSLVAIRGGEDLARSAGIDVYTHKLRALMLSTAIAGFAGGVYAAYVGFLGSGATGPTTTFTVLLYLLVGGVGTLAGPLVGTALIYVALQFMKGLQDYQYIVFGPLLVLLVLFAPQGLAGLWDRAQARRVRARTERTVDHA, from the coding sequence ATGAGCGCCGCGACCCGCAGGAAGTTCAACCCCGGCCTGCTGGGCTGGCTGGCCGTCTTCGCGCTGGCGGCGGGGCTGCCGCTCTTGCAACCCGGCGGCTACGTGCTGGACGTGGCGATCAACACCATGATCTGGGCGATGCTGGCCTACGGCCTGAACATCATGCTGGGGTATACGGGATTGCTGTCGCTGGCGCACGCGGGCTTTTTCGGCATAGGCGCCTACACGGTGGGCATCCTGACCTTGAAAGCGGGCTGGAGCTTCTGGCTCGCCTGGCCCGCCGGGGTGCTGCTCGCGGCGCTGGGCGGCCTGCTGCTGGGGCTGGTGGCCTTCCGCACGCGCGGGGACGCCTTCTCGATCTTCACGCTGGGGGTCGGGGTGATCATCGCGCTGGTGATCAACAAGTGGGACGACCTGACTGGCGGCAACGACGGCCTCAACGGGGTGCCGCCCGCCTCCAGCCTCCTGGGCATCGACTTTTCCAAGTCGGCGAACTTCTACTACGTGGCCCTGGCCGCGCTGGCACTCACCATTCTGGTGGTCGCGCGCACCCGCCAGAGCGTGTTCGGGCGCTCGCTGGTCGCCATCCGGGGCGGCGAGGACCTCGCGCGCAGCGCCGGAATCGACGTGTATACCCACAAGCTGCGGGCGCTGATGCTCTCGACCGCCATCGCGGGCTTCGCGGGCGGCGTGTACGCGGCCTACGTGGGCTTCCTGGGATCGGGCGCGACCGGGCCGACAACCACCTTCACCGTGCTGCTGTACCTGCTGGTGGGCGGGGTGGGCACGCTGGCCGGGCCGCTGGTGGGCACCGCGCTGATCTACGTGGCGCTCCAGTTCATGAAGGGCCTGCAAGACTACCAGTACATCGTGTTCGGGCCGCTGCTGGTGCTGCTCGTTCTCTTTGCGCCGCAGGGGCTGGCGGGGCTGTGGGACCGCGCCCAGGCGCGGCGGGTGCGCGCCCGCACCGAGCGGACGGTGGACCATGCCTGA
- a CDS encoding ABC transporter ATP-binding protein: protein MPEAPILALPLLEVEGLGIHFGGLHAVRDVTASVPAGQITAIIGPNGAGKSTFFNLISGFYQPTSGRIRFQGEDITRLRTHQVVARGIARTFQTTTIYKELSVLDNAMIGHRVRTRAGLLDALLRTGRERRDEEESRVGAMRALDRVGLAAQAGRPAGALTQEGQKRVGIAMALSSDPKLLLLDEPAAGMNPEETVSLMGLIRELVSGGLTVALVEHKMSLVMGLADGIVVLHHGQKIAQGTPGAVSRDPAVIEAYLGGHAHGGQMGQPGRAAGETGGAHA, encoded by the coding sequence ATGCCTGAGGCGCCCATCCTGGCCCTGCCCCTGCTGGAAGTCGAGGGGCTGGGCATCCACTTCGGCGGCCTGCACGCGGTCCGCGACGTGACCGCCTCGGTCCCGGCCGGGCAGATCACCGCGATTATCGGGCCGAACGGGGCAGGCAAAAGCACCTTCTTCAACCTGATCTCGGGCTTCTACCAGCCCACCTCGGGGCGCATCCGCTTTCAGGGGGAGGACATCACCCGCCTGCGGACCCACCAGGTCGTCGCGCGCGGGATCGCCCGCACCTTCCAGACGACCACCATCTACAAGGAACTCAGCGTGCTCGACAACGCCATGATCGGCCACCGGGTCCGCACCCGCGCCGGGCTGCTCGACGCGCTGCTGCGCACGGGCCGCGAGCGCCGCGACGAGGAGGAAAGCCGGGTGGGCGCGATGCGCGCGCTCGACCGGGTGGGGCTGGCCGCGCAGGCCGGGCGGCCCGCCGGGGCGCTGACCCAGGAGGGCCAGAAACGCGTCGGCATCGCGATGGCGCTGTCGAGCGACCCCAAGCTGCTGCTGCTGGACGAACCCGCCGCCGGAATGAACCCGGAGGAGACGGTCAGCCTGATGGGACTCATCCGCGAACTGGTGTCCGGAGGCCTCACGGTCGCGCTGGTCGAGCACAAGATGAGCCTGGTGATGGGCCTGGCCGACGGCATCGTGGTGCTGCACCACGGCCAGAAGATCGCCCAGGGCACGCCGGGCGCCGTCAGCCGCGACCCCGCCGTGATCGAGGCGTACCTGGGCGGGCACGCGCACGGCGGCCAGATGGGCCAGCCGGGGCGGGCCGCCGGGGAGACGGGAGGCGCCCATGCTTGA
- a CDS encoding ABC transporter ATP-binding protein, which translates to MLEVQNLNVNYGAFRALHEVSLTVQPGEIVVLLGANGAGKSTLFRTLSGLQRPSGGAATWKGVPLTGGRPEFNVARGVAQCPEGRLLFPDLSVEKNLRLGAFVHRRDPAGTARELERVYALFPILVEKRNAPAGSLSGGQQQMVAIARSLMARPELLLLDEPSLGLAPLVVEQVFEAVERVNAAGVSVLLAEQNAFAALGIAHRGYVLEGGRVSLQGSQGELLGDDRVRSAYLGV; encoded by the coding sequence ATGCTTGAGGTCCAGAATCTCAACGTGAACTACGGCGCCTTCCGGGCGCTGCACGAGGTCAGCCTGACCGTCCAACCGGGCGAGATCGTGGTGCTGCTGGGCGCCAACGGGGCGGGCAAGAGCACCCTCTTCCGCACGCTGAGCGGGTTGCAGCGCCCCTCGGGCGGCGCGGCGACCTGGAAAGGCGTTCCGCTGACCGGCGGGCGGCCCGAGTTCAACGTGGCGCGCGGCGTGGCGCAGTGCCCGGAAGGCCGCCTGCTGTTTCCCGACCTCAGCGTGGAGAAGAACCTGCGGCTGGGCGCTTTCGTCCACCGCCGTGACCCTGCCGGAACGGCGCGCGAGCTGGAGCGGGTGTACGCCCTTTTCCCCATCCTGGTGGAAAAGCGCAACGCGCCCGCCGGGAGCCTCAGCGGCGGGCAGCAGCAGATGGTCGCCATCGCGCGGTCGCTGATGGCGCGGCCCGAGCTGCTGCTGCTCGACGAGCCGTCGCTGGGGCTGGCGCCGCTGGTCGTCGAGCAGGTCTTCGAGGCGGTGGAGCGGGTGAACGCGGCAGGGGTCAGCGTGCTGCTGGCCGAGCAGAACGCCTTCGCGGCGCTGGGTATCGCGCACCGGGGCTACGTGCTGGAAGGCGGGCGGGTTTCGCTGCAAGGCTCGCAGGGCGAACTGCTGGGCGACGACCGGGTGCGCAGCGCGTACCTGGGGGTGTAA
- the sugE gene encoding quaternary ammonium compound efflux SMR transporter SugE produces the protein MAWTLLVIAGLLEVGWAIGLKYTEGFTRPVPTVLTILSMVASMGLLGLAARTLPIGTAYGVWVGIGAVGAAILGIVLFKEPVTLARLLFLGMMIAAIIGLKATSGS, from the coding sequence ATGGCATGGACGCTGCTCGTGATCGCGGGGTTGCTGGAAGTCGGCTGGGCCATCGGCCTGAAGTACACCGAGGGCTTCACCCGGCCCGTCCCCACCGTGCTCACCATCCTGAGCATGGTCGCCAGCATGGGGCTGCTGGGGCTGGCGGCGCGGACGCTGCCCATCGGCACGGCCTACGGGGTGTGGGTCGGCATCGGGGCGGTGGGGGCCGCCATCCTGGGCATCGTGCTGTTCAAGGAACCCGTGACCCTGGCCCGGCTGCTCTTCCTGGGCATGATGATCGCGGCGATCATCGGCCTGAAGGCGACGAGCGGAAGCTGA